A window of Zingiber officinale cultivar Zhangliang chromosome 5A, Zo_v1.1, whole genome shotgun sequence contains these coding sequences:
- the LOC121980577 gene encoding uncharacterized protein LOC121980577, protein MDCNREEALKAKEIAEKKFSANDINGAKKSALKAQSLFPSLEGIHQLISTMDVYLAAEKKIHGENDWYAILSANASTDEETLKKHYKNLSLQLHPDKNKSIGAEGAFKLISQAWSVLSDKDKKMTFDQMRNDNGFCNKSSRLHGGNSVKNTANGLYSFSNTTTSSKRARKSKTAAPQAHPVNLNTFWTSCSRCRMQYEYLRIYLNHNLLCPNCHQAFMAIEIGIPGNAADSSLHWPTKQHQQNSNHNYTGKNGYSSESSTSTFHRTGTLEFQHAANFESYNHQNFHWSTFTGSSVTTGTTDSSFHTAYGNHKKYEKMRRKYEKAQAAARREESVRTDVHVHKSSANGSGSYATGQEQPIFNVGRPEKKRNKPDESINYHPRGATENFPACIDQKISSAFNLPRSKIVARHDSFREFPVVNIRDILIEKTKMAVCIKLKEWKLSKTKTLKGKNQLKQKTGQETAEAHKNKGGQTLLYNSGMKETTNDHDANLCEKIPRPVSIDVPDPDFYDFDKDRLERTFEGDQVWATYDSEDGMPRLYAMVQKVLSRRPFRIRMSFLTSKSNHELGPIRWVASGYAKTCGDFRVGRYRISDTVNIFSHRVRWEKGPRGVIRILPCKGEIWALYKNWSVDWNELTPDDVIYKYDMVEVLDEYQEEYGVTVMPLVKVAGFKAVFHRHMDPIKVKRIAREEMFRFSHQVPSYLLTGEEAHNALKGCLELDPAATPVELLQVITEVMEDVSMELNEQQSVSPRG, encoded by the exons ATGGATTGTAATAGAGAGGAGGCCCTTAAGGCAAAAGAAATTGCAGAAAAGAAATTCAGTGCTAATGACATCAACGGTGCAAAAAAGTCAGCTTTGAAGGCGCAAAGCCTCTTTCCATCACTTGAAGGCATACACCAACTGATTTCCACTATGGATGTTTATCTTGCAGCAGAAAAGAAGATTCATGGAGAGAACGACTGGTATGCAATTCTATCTGCAAATGCCTCAACAGACGAAGAGACACTGAAGAAACATTACAAGAATTTGTCACTACAGCTCCACCCTGACAAAAACAAGTCTATAGGGGCTGAAGGTGCTTTCAAACTAATTTCACAAGCTTGGAGTGTGTTGTCTGATAAGGACAAGAAAATGACATTTGATCAGATGAGAAATGACAATGGCTTTTGTAACAAATCTTCTCGACTGCATGGTGGTAATTCTGTCAAAAATACAGCAAATGGTTTGTACTCATTTTCCAACACCACAACATCTAGCAAAAGGGCTCGCAAGAGCAAAACTGCTGCCCCTCAAGCTCATCCTGTTAATCTGAACACATTTTGGACATCATGCAGTAGATGCAGGATGCAGTATGAATACCTCAGGATATACCTTAATCACAATCTCCTCTGTCCAAATTGTCACCAAGCCTTCATGGCGATTGAAATTGGAATTCCTGGTAATGCAGCAGATTCTTCTCTTCATTGGCCAACCAAGCAGCACCAGCAAAACTCAAACCATAACTACACTGGTAAGAATGGATATAGTTCTGAATCCAGTACCTCCACATTTCACAGGACAGGAACATTGGAATTCCAGCATGCTGCAAATTTTGAGTCTTATAATCATCAAAACTTTCATTGGAGCACTTTCACAGGATCAAGTGTGACTACTGGTACAACAGATTCTTCATTTCACACTGCTTACGGAAACCACAAGAAATATGAAAAGATGAGAAGAAAGTATGAGAAGGCACAAGCAGCAGCTCGAAGGGAAGAGTCTGTCCGGACAGATGTACATGTCCACAAGAGCTCAGCTAATGGTTCTGGAAGTTATGCTACTGGCCAAGAGCAGCCTATTTTTAATGTTGGCCGACCAGAAAAGAAGAGAAACAAGCCTGATGAAAGCATTAATTATCATCCAAGAGGTGCAACAGAAAATTTTCCCGCTTGTATTGATCAAAAAATTAGTTCTGCTTTTAACCTTCCTAGATCTAAAATCGTTGCTAGACATGATTCTTTCAGGGAGTTCCCAGTAGTTAATATCCGGGATATATTGATAGAGAAGACTAAGATGGCAGTTTGTATCAAGTTAAAAGAATGGAAGTTATCTAAAACAAAAACGTTGAAAGGAAAGAACCAATTAAAGCAGAAAACTGGTCAAGAAACAGCCGAAGCACACAAAAATAAAGGTGGGCAAACACTTCTATATAATTCTGGTATGAAGGAAACAACCAACGACCATGATGCAAACTTATGTGAGAAAATCCCTAGACCTGTATCAATTGATGTACCTGATCCTGATTTCTATGACTTTGATAAGGATCGCTTGGAAAGGACTTTTGAAGGAGACCAGGTGTGGGCTACATATGACAGTGAAGATGGCATGCCTCGGCTATATGCCATGGTTCAGAAAGTTCTGTCTCGTAGACCATTCAGAATTCGCATGAGTTTTCTTACTTCTAAGTCCAACCATGAACTAGGGCCAATTAGATGGGTAGCCTCTGGATATGCAAAGACATGCGGAGATTTCAGGGTAGGTAGATATCGTATAAGTGACACAGTTAATATATTCTCCCATAGAGTTAGATGGGAGAAGGGGCCCAGAGGAGTAATTAGAATTCTTCCCTGTAAAGGTGAAATCTGGGCCTTATACAAAAATTGGTCTGTAGATTGGAATGAGCTCACACCGGATGATGTAATATACAAATATGACATGGTGGAAGTACTTGATGAGTATCAAGAAGAATATGGTGTTACTGTCATGCCTTTGGTGAAAGTTGCTGGTTTCAAAGCAGTGTTCCATAGACATATGGATCCAATCAAGGTTAAGCGGATAGCAAGAGAAGAAATGTTCCGTTTCTCACATCAGGTTCCTTCTTATTTGCTAACAGGTGAAGAAGCTCATAATGCTTTGAAGGGCTGCCTTGAATTGGACCCTGCAGCAACACCTGTTGAACTTCTTCAGGTTATTACTGAAGTAATGGAAGATGTGAGTATGGAATTGAATGAACAACAATCAG TATCACCAAGAGGCTGA
- the LOC121982896 gene encoding dCTP pyrophosphatase 1-like, translating to MAEGGSVTLEELRKKLEDFGRVRNWEQHHTPRNLVLALVGEVGELAEIFQWKGEVARGIPDWEEEEKQHLGEELSDVLLYLVRLSDMCGVDLGKAALRKIKLNGIKYPAPVSDVESHEGSNSGVKEEQV from the exons ATGGCGGAAGGGGGAAGTGTAACCCTGGAGGAGTTAAGGAAGAAATTGGAAGATTTTGGGAGGGTGAGAAACTGGGAACAGCACCACACACCGAGAAATCTCGTCCTCGCTTTG GTTGGGGAGGTTGGAGAGCTGGCAGAGATCTTTCAATGGAAAGGTGAGGTGGCGAGGGGAATCCCAGActgggaggaagaggagaagcagCACCTGGGGGAGGAGCTCTCCGATGTGCTGCTCTACCTCGTGAGGTTATCAGACATGTGTGGAGTGGACCTGGGCAAAGCTGCCCTCAGGAAGATCAAACTCAATGGCATCAAGTACCCTGCTCCCGTTAGCGATGTCGAAAGCCATGAGGGTTCCAACAGCGGAGTGAAGGAGGAGCAGGTCTGA
- the LOC121980579 gene encoding membrane-anchored ubiquitin-fold protein 4-like — protein sequence MPEEDLVELKFRLYDGSDIGPVRYSSSSTVAMLKERIISEWPRDKKMVPKVANDVKLINAGKVLENGTTIGQCRSPFGEFSEGVITMHVIVQPTLTKTKTEKKVEELPKMTCSCSCSIL from the exons ATGCCGGAAGAAGATCTGGTCGAGCTCAAGTTCCGGCTATATGATGGGTCAGACATCGGCCCTGTTCGCTACTCTTCTTCTTCGACTGTCGCCATGCTCAAAGAAAGGATAATCTCCGAGTGGCCGCGAG ACAAGAAAATGGTACCAAAAGTTGCAAATGATGTCAAACTGATAAATGCTGGCAAAGTATTAGAGAATGGAACAACGATTGGCCAGTGTCGATCACCTTTTGGTGAGTTCTCAGAAGGAGTTATTACGATGCATGTCATTGTGCAACCTACATTGACTAAAACAAAAACAG AAAAGAAGGTCGAAGAGTTGCCAAAGATGACTTGCTCTTGCTCTTGCTCTATATTGTAG